The Sabethes cyaneus chromosome 3, idSabCyanKW18_F2, whole genome shotgun sequence DNA window GGAGAAAATGAACATGAAAAATGCGGAACCTTTCTACAGTTATCCAACGCTTAACCATTCGAGTATAATTATATTGTTAGGCGATTTATACTTTGCTGACCGTTTTCAGATGAATGAAAAAAACGTATAGTATAGATCTTCTACTAGAACCAACCTGATGTCGTCCAAGTTTTCCGGAATGTAGGGAAGGTGCGTCTGCTGACTGCTCTCGTCGGCAACGTACAAATCATACACGTAGTCCGGTTCATCCCGAGTAGCCGCACGAGGCTGTGGTGGTTTATGTGTGGATCCAGAGGCTGTTTGGGTGGCCGCTGCTGATTCAGAATCAACGAGATCCCTTTCGACATCGACGATAGTAGTTCCTTCGGCACCGTCAGTTTGATCGAGAGAGCGGGTACAATTGACTATACGGAAACGGTTGTTCTGTGCGTTTTGACGAGCAACCGCCCGGTTTCGTGACACGATTGTAGGATGATGAACTCGTGATATGGCTTCTTCGGCTTCCTTTTTCGTTAGGCGTTGCTGCAGGTGCGATGAAATATTGTCTGCCTATAGATATAGAACATCATTACTGTAACTGTTAACATGCTGACAGCAGGACTACTTACTCTGGTAAAAGTTCCGGCGAACTTAAGAACCGTTGATGTTTCACCAGTAGCTTCGCTCCCAGTTTCGGCTGGATTTAACAAACCATTATCGGGTTCCGTTCGTTGCCTTTTACAGTTTAGTACAAATGCATTCAATGGATCTTCGTCCACCCGTCTTTTGAGGCGAATAACCGCTGCCATTTTGCAGTGATCCAAGGACTGATCCGATTTCGATTTTCCTTGCTAGGACAGGTTAGAACATGGATTCTCTCAGCACCAACAAAGAACAAAATATTATTTCGAATTATTCACGACTTTTAGCTGGGTTCTCATCCGCCACTTTAATTGTACCCAAAACAATCGTTTTCACGGCGTTTGCAATTAAACGAGGCTTCCGATTTTGTTTCTTCTTAAACCG harbors:
- the LOC128743358 gene encoding probable RNA polymerase II nuclear localization protein SLC7A6OS; the protein is MAAVIRLKRRVDEDPLNAFVLNCKRQRTEPDNGLLNPAETGSEATGETSTVLKFAGTFTRADNISSHLQQRLTKKEAEEAISRVHHPTIVSRNRAVARQNAQNNRFRIVNCTRSLDQTDGAEGTTIVDVERDLVDSESAAATQTASGSTHKPPQPRAATRDEPDYVYDLYVADESSQQTHLPYIPENLDDISVAIYDDPLYSNHRGGSTGDEDTEDSNDENNWRNDYPDEDDDIFGEANSVGEEEIRRAVEDFDFEGDRELSSDDDDYTGVGNSSGFAYPANDDDYDNDEYCEEDNAGLNQDDVDRFGTAYAKYKARVMKDMEKTDSDQYDSEIDCSGGRSSASDSSQRENFDLYD